One part of the Aspergillus fumigatus Af293 chromosome 7, whole genome shotgun sequence genome encodes these proteins:
- a CDS encoding phosphatidylinositol-3-phosphate-binding ubiquitin-protein ligase, which produces MPSSSSSAASSASSTPAAPHASFSIPGPTDAGPRSHASSETLRTSSAGAAFDRRSEQRRSALSGSDRKRRLINPEGDGWPHRTGSHGMMEAGSSSRVAVDSRSIQPASSHAAASPAVPGSSFATPIELSSSPPQPLPERPDNMRRTSWSQGANGYVEYIRPRWQPDSEVTNCPICGTTFSFWYRKHHCRKCGRVVCAACSPHRITIPRQFIVRPPESNRSPAVNLIPPRAAQVINVDGDDTSQSPVAINPALGGGEEVRLCNPCVPDPNPEPLRGYPAVRGGGEQGTNWGRGSPSQGRHRSYHSMSTSTRQFPYDAFVSFVNLRDRLSNTDTISSFQTESSSSRLNRRSISSNGYTGLGGALGGVFSSSLQERPMRYGSLPGSQYSGRHVSSSARPYLGYFRAHRHLPPPAPEGTSVSTGGSFSTTSDDHDSHRRVSYPARHHVDESDICPICSDELPPLGENGNEDAREAHIRECIESHGRGTRSTSRGGSPVAASPVPVRMLAFTATEKDCLGQDGAVQECTICMEDYEVGQPLVRLECLCKFHKRCIVEWFERKKECPVHKVA; this is translated from the coding sequence atgccatcgtcgtcgtcgagTGCCGCTTCCTCCGCTTCCTCTACACCCGCAGCTCCACACGCTTCATTCTCCATCCCTGGTCCCACCGACGCTGGCCCTAGGTCTCATGCTAGCTCAGAAACATTGAGAACATCTagtgctggcgctgctttTGATAGACGGTCGGAACAGCGACGGTCAGCACTCTCTGGATCGGAccggaagaggaggctgatCAATCCCGAGGGGGATGGGTGGCCGCATCGCACAGGGTCCCACGGGATGATGGAAGCAGGATCGAGTAGCCGGGTGGCAGTGGATAGCAGGTCTATCCAGCCTGCATCTTCACATGCCGCGGCGAGTCCTGCAGTTCCTGGTTCCTCGTTTGCTACACCTATCGAACTATCATCTTCGCCACCGCAGCCGTTGCCTGAAAGACCGGACAATATGCGTCGAACCTCCTGGTCGCAGGGCGCCAATGGATATGTGGAGTATATACGGCCCCGATGGCAACCTGATTCGGAGGTCACGAACTGCCCGATATGCGGAACAACGTTCAGTTTCTGGTACAGGAAGCATCACTGTCGGAAGTGTGGACGAGTTGTTTGTGCTGCTTGTTCTCCTCATCGGATTACGATACCTAGGCAGTTTATCGTCCGTCCTCCGGAGTCGAATCGCTCGCCTGCAGTTAATCTGATACCCCCGCGGGCAGCTCAGGTCATCAATGTAGATGGGGACGATACATCGCAATCGCCGGTGGCGATCAATCCAGCTCTCGGCGGTGGCGAGGAGGTACGACTCTGCAACCCGTGTGTGCCAGACCCGAACCCGGAACCGCTTCGGGGTTACCCTGCGGTtcgaggaggtggtgagCAAGGGACGAACTGGGGCAGAGGTTCACCGAGCCAAGGTCGACACCGGTCTTATCACTCCATGTCGACGTCTACGAGACAGTTTCCTTATGATGCATTCGTAAGTTTTGTTAATTTGAGAGACCGACTGTCAAACACTGACACGATCTCGTCTTTCCAGACtgagtcttcttcttcacgatTGAATCGGCGATCAATAAGCTCGAATGGTTACACAGGCTTGGGCGGTGCTCTAGGCGGCGTGTTCAGTTCCAGCTTACAAGAAAGACCAATGCGATATGGGTCATTGCCCGGTTCGCAGTATTCTGGCCGACATGTTAGCTCGTCGGCGCGACCCTACCTAGGCTACTTTCGGGCACACCGCCATTTACCTCCACCGGCACCTGAAGGGACGAGTGTATCTACTGGGGGATCGTTCAGTACAACTAGTGATGATCATGATTCTCACCGGCGTGTCTCTTATCCAGCGCGGCATCATGTTGACGAGAGCGATATTTGTCCCATATGTAGCGACGAACTTCCACCGCTGGGGGAGAATGGTAACGAGGATGCCCGGGAAGCACATATCCGTGAGTGCATCGAGAGCCATGGCCGTGGCACGCGGTCGACGTCTCGAGGAGGGAGTCCAGTAGCTGCGTCTCCTGTTCCAGTTCGCATGCTTGCATTCACTGCTACGGAGAAGGATTGCCTAGGACAGGATGGCGCCGTGCAAGAATGCACGATCTGTATGGAAGACTACGAGGTCGGTCAGCCACTGGTACGCCTGGAGTGTCTGTGCAAGTTTCACAAGAGGTGCATAGTAGAATGGTTTGAGCGCAAGAAGGAGTGTCCTGTGCACAAGGTGGCATAA